Proteins from a genomic interval of Anaerobaca lacustris:
- the hydG gene encoding [FeFe] hydrogenase H-cluster radical SAM maturase HydG yields MTTVAFNNNTTASVADWIKDRIKPEQIEKYLDDGRCFIDAEAIERALDANRKPDPKRVRDIVQKSLAIETLTPEETACLIHVDDPELLAEMRQAAQAVKIKVYDNRIVTFAPLYLGNLCVNNCAYCGFRSSNGSEHRRVLTLDEVRREIEVLAGQIGHKRLIVVYGEHPATDVQYIASTLQAIADVKVKTRRGWGQIRRCNVNAAPMSVEELAMLNEVGIGTFQVFQETYHRPTYERLHPQNTIKGNYLWRLYAMHRAMEAGIDDVGIAPLLGLYDWRFEVMALLYHAIELEAKFGIGPHTISFPRIEPAHNTPLTQNPGYAVGDEEFKKLVTVIRLAVPYTGMILTAREDAQLRREVLPLGCTQTDASSRIGIGGYADLIDGDQQGDRQQFLLGDTRSLDTVVRELAEAGCITSFCTAGYRCGRTGQKIMGLLRSGKEGQFCKLNAVITFREWLDDFGSPETIAVGEKVIAQEIEQVREKMPEIFDQFMRYYEKTQAGDRDLYF; encoded by the coding sequence GTGACGACAGTTGCATTCAACAACAACACAACGGCCAGCGTGGCCGATTGGATCAAAGACCGGATCAAGCCGGAGCAGATCGAGAAGTATCTCGACGACGGGCGATGCTTTATCGACGCCGAGGCCATCGAACGGGCTCTGGATGCCAACAGGAAGCCCGATCCGAAGCGGGTCAGAGACATTGTGCAGAAGTCTCTGGCCATCGAGACGCTGACGCCGGAGGAGACGGCGTGCCTGATCCACGTGGACGATCCCGAACTGCTCGCCGAGATGCGGCAGGCAGCGCAGGCGGTCAAGATCAAGGTCTACGACAATCGCATCGTAACATTTGCGCCGTTGTATCTGGGCAATCTGTGCGTCAACAACTGCGCGTACTGCGGTTTCCGCAGCAGCAACGGCTCGGAACATCGCCGCGTGCTGACGCTCGACGAGGTCCGGCGGGAGATCGAAGTCCTGGCCGGGCAGATCGGCCACAAGCGGCTGATCGTCGTCTACGGCGAACACCCGGCCACCGACGTTCAGTACATCGCCTCGACACTCCAGGCGATTGCAGATGTGAAGGTCAAGACACGGAGAGGCTGGGGCCAGATTCGCCGCTGCAACGTCAATGCGGCCCCGATGTCGGTCGAAGAGCTGGCCATGCTCAACGAGGTCGGCATCGGCACGTTCCAGGTGTTCCAGGAGACGTATCACCGACCGACCTACGAGCGGCTGCATCCGCAGAACACCATCAAGGGCAACTACCTTTGGCGGCTTTATGCGATGCACCGCGCGATGGAGGCCGGCATCGACGACGTCGGGATCGCCCCGCTGCTCGGCCTCTACGACTGGCGGTTCGAGGTGATGGCGCTGCTGTATCACGCCATCGAACTCGAGGCGAAGTTCGGCATCGGGCCGCACACGATCTCGTTCCCGCGAATCGAGCCGGCGCACAACACGCCGTTGACCCAGAACCCGGGATATGCCGTCGGCGACGAGGAATTCAAGAAGCTGGTGACTGTCATCCGGCTGGCGGTTCCGTATACCGGCATGATCCTCACCGCACGGGAAGACGCCCAACTGCGGCGAGAGGTCCTGCCGCTGGGCTGCACCCAGACCGATGCATCGAGCCGGATCGGGATCGGCGGCTACGCCGATCTGATCGACGGCGATCAGCAGGGCGACCGCCAGCAGTTCCTTCTGGGCGACACCCGTTCGCTCGATACCGTGGTCCGGGAGTTGGCCGAGGCCGGCTGCATCACGTCCTTCTGCACCGCCGGCTATCGCTGCGGGCGAACCGGGCAGAAGATCATGGGACTGTTGCGGAGCGGCAAGGAAGGGCAGTTCTGCAAGCTCAACGCCGTCATCACATTCCGGGAATGGCTCGATGATTTCGGCAGTCCCGAGACGATTGCGGTCGGCGAGAAGGTGATCGCCCAAGAGATCGAGCAGGTCAGAGAGAAGATGCCGGAGATCTTTGACCAGTTCATGCGCTATTACGAGAAAACTCAGGCCGGCGATAGAGACCTGTATTTCTGA